Within the Opitutaceae bacterium TAV5 genome, the region GAATGCCGCCGCTCCGTCCAGACCGTCTGCGTAGCTTCAGCCACCGCAAACGTCGAAGAGCCCCAAAAAACTCCGGGCCCGCTCAGCCGATCCACTGCACGCCGCGCATGTCGCCGGTCTCCAGGAAGCGCTGGTGCATGAGGAAGGCGTTGGCGAGCGTCTGCGGGGTGTGGCCTTTTTTCGCCATCTCGCAGTAACGCAGGAGCTGGTCCCTGAACTCGGGATGCGCGCACTTTTCGACGATGAGGCGGGCGCGTTCGTTCGGGTCCTTGCCGCGGAGGTCGGCGATGCCGTTCTCCGTGATGACGACCTGCACCGAGTGCTCGCTGTGGTCCATGTGCGAGACGAGCGGCACGATGGTGCTGATCTTGCCTCCCTTGGCGGACGACGGACAGGTGAAGATCGAGATGTAGGCGTTGCGCGTGAAATCGCCCGACCCGCCGATGCCGTTCATGAGGCTGCTGCCCATGACGTGCGTGGAGTTCACGTTGCCGAAAATATCCACCTCGATCGCCGTATTGATGGTGATGATACCGAGGCGGCGCACCATTTCCGGGTTGTTGGTGATTTCCTGCGGACGGAGCAGGAGGCGCGGGCGGAAGAACTCGAGATCCTCGTAAATGCTCTTCAGCAGGTCCGGAGCGATGGTGAGCGAGGTGCCGGTGGCGAACTTGCACTTGCCGGAGCGGATGAGGCCGATAACGGAGTCCTGGATGACTTCGGAGAACATCTCGAACGCCGGGATGTCGGGATTGGCGCCGAGCGCGCCGAGGACGGCGTTGGCGATGTTGCCCACACCGGACTGGAGCGGGAGAAATTCTTTCGGGATGCGGCCGACGCGGATTTCGTTGGCGATGAACTCGGCCACGTTGGCGCCGATCTTGTTGGTCAGTTCGTCAGCCGGATCGAAGCCGCCGACTTCGTCGGCCTTGTTGCTCTCGACGATGCCGACGATCTTTTTCGGGTCCACTTTCACCACCGCGTTGCCGATGCGGTCGGAACAGTTTTCCAAGGGGATGACTTTCCGGTGCGGGGGATCGAGCGGTTCGTAGATGTCGTGGAAACCGCGCAGCTTCGGCGAGTGGTAACGGTTGAGCTCGATGATGACTTTTTCGGCGGTGCGCAGGAAGGTGGGCGAGGCGCCGACCGAGGTGCTGAGCACGATCTCGCCGTCGGCGGTCACGTCGCTGGCCTCGACGATGGCCCAGTCGAATTTGCCGAGGAAGCCGCAACGCACCTGCTGCTGGAGGTGCGAGAGGTGCATGTCGAAAAAGCGGGTCTTGCCGCTGTTGATGCTTTCGCGGAGCGACTTGTTGCTCTGGTAGGGCGTGCGCCAGGAGATGGCGTCGGCGCGGGCAAGTTCACCGTCGAGCGAGTCGCCGGTGGAGGCGCCGGAGACGATGGCGACCTTGAAGGGGCGGCCGGCTTCGTGTTCCGCACGGGCCCGGGCGGCGAGCGCCTTCGGCACGACCTTGGCGGCGCCGGCGGGCGTGAAACCACTGACGCCAATCGTATTGCCGTGGTTGATAAGGGAAGCGGCCTCCTCGGCCGTAAGGGTGCGGAATGGAAGACTCATGGTGAGAATTGCGAAGAACGGATAGCTCCGTTTCCTGAAGGCCCCGGGCGAACGGGGCAACTGGCTGATAGGCGGGGCACAAAGATTCGCAAGAAATGCGTGAAAATCCGGTTTTTTCGGTAAAAAAAGCCCAAAAACGGGGAAAAATCAGGGCGTTTCGGACAAAAACGCCCGAAACCGGCCTCTGCAAGACTGAATCGGAAAGCAGGCCCCTCGCCCCCGCACACCCCGCGCCCCGGCCGGCGGGTCAGCTCCGGTAATCGGCGTTTTCGCTCACGTATTCGTGCGTGAGGTCGGCGCCGAAGACCGTGGCGGTTTCCGCACCGTTGCCGAGGTCCACGACGATCTCCACGCAGCGCTCGTGCGGCGGGTAGTCCACCGGCGGCGTGAACACGCCTTCGGCGGTCGGCCGGCTCGCGTAGAGCTCCGCCGCCTTCAGGTGCGCCACGAGTGCGAGTTCCTTCTGCGGATCGAGCTGGAACGCTCCGCGCGCAAAAATCTCGATGCCGCCGATCTCCGCGCGCATCCGCGAAAGATCGATGCCGGGAGCGTGCGCGCCCACGTGCTTGCCGATCGCCTGCACGAGACGGCCGACGTTGGGGTCGTTGCCCGCGACGGCGCACTTGAAGAGCGGGGCGTTGACGATGGCCTTGCCCAGCGCGCAGGCGAGCGCGGCCGTGGCGGCGTTTTTCACCTCCACGCGGATCACGTGGCGCACGCCTTCGCCGTTGCGGACAACGTCCTCGGCGAGATCGCGGCACACCTGCGTCAGCGCGGCCTCGAACTCCGCGAGCGCGGCTGCCTGCGCGGCCGCGCCGCCGGAAGAGGAAAGCGACACCGCGCCGGAGGAGACGAGCACCACGGTGTCGGAGGTGCTCGTGTCGCTGTCCACGCTCATGCGGTTGAACGACACCTCCACGGCGCGTTGCAGCATGGCGCGCAGTGCGTCGCGCGGCACGGCCACGTCGGTCAGGATATAGACCAGCATCGTCGCCATGTTGGGCTCGATCATGCCGGCGCCCTTGGCGATGCCGACGATGCGGCCGGCGTTCGCGGCGCCCCCTTCCCCGCCCGCACCGACGGTCGCGCTGCGCACTTTCGGATAAAGATCGGTCGTCACGATGCCTTCGGCGGCGGGCAGCACGGAGTCGCCGCTGCCGTCGGCGGCGAGCGCGGCGGCGGCCTGCGGCAGGTTTTGCAGCATCGCCTCGACGGGCAGCGTCCAGCCGATGACGCCCGTCGAACTCGGCAACACCGCCGAAGCCGGGATGCCGAGCAGGCGGCCGGTCTCCGCGCAGATGCGCTCTGCCGTCTCCACGCCGCCGGGCGCGCAGACGTTGGAAATCTTGTTGTTGACGATGATCGCTCCGAGCGCCGGCTCCGCCAGCCGCCGCCGCCCGACGATCACGGGCGCGCCGGGAAAGGCGTTTTTCGTGAACATGGCGGCAAAGCTCTCCGCCGGCCGGTCGAGTGCGATGAGCGTGAGCGTCATCCGGGCCGGTTTCGGCGCCTCCGCCGGCGTGAAATCGAAGCGCGCCGTGCCGACGCGAAAGCCGCGCGGCAACGCAGCGCGGGAGGCGAGCCATGCGCGGTGTTCCGCGCGGGAAGAAAACGTGAGAGCGGTGCTGGGCACGCGCCTGAAGCTGGCGGCGCGCCGCCCGGAGTGAAGCGGAAAAATGCGAAAGCGCCGCCTCCGGAGGCCGGCGCTCCGGCCGTGTCAACAGGCGTCAACCGTTGTCATACCAAGGTCCCGAATGTTTTTGATTTTACACAAAGGCCGCAAAGGACGCGAAGAAGGTAACTGGCAATCCTTTGCGCTCTTTGCGGCCTTGGTGTAAAAATCTGAAGGCTTTGGGGCTTTGGCATCAGCAGTCCGGGCTTCCGTTCTGCCCGGTTTGTGTGCTTGCGTATCCGGCTGCGATATCCGGCCCGTTCTCCGCACCCGTCGGCGGCGGCCCGCTTCCGCACATTCCGCACCGCACACTCTCTCACGACCACCGCACTACTTCACACATGCGCTTCCACAAATACCACGCTCTCGGCAACGACTACATCGTCCTCGACCCCGCGGACTTCCCGGCCTGGCAACCCGCTCCGTCGGTGGAGCAGATCCGCGTCGTCTGCCATCGCAATTTCGGTGTCGGCTCCGACGGCATTCTCTGGGGTCCCCTGCCCTCCTCGCAGAGCGAATTCGGGCTGCGCATCTTCAATCCCGACGGTTCCGAAGCCGAAAAATCCGGCAACGGCCTGCGCATCTTTTCGCGTTATCTGTGGGACGCCGGGCTGGTCAAAAATCCCGTGTTCACCATCGAGACCCCCGGCGGCCATGTCCGCTCCGAAATCAAGGAAGCCGGTCGCCTCATCACCGTGGACATGGGCCGCGTGAGCTTCGACAGCGCCCGCATCCCCGTTGCCGGTGCCGCCCGCGAGGTGATCAACGAAAAGATCACGGTCCTCGATCGCGAGTTCACCTTCTGCGCCGCCACCATCGGCAACCCGCACTGCGTGCTCCCGCTCCCCGAAGTCTCCGCCGAACTCGCCCACAAATACGGACCCCACCTGGAGACGCACGCCCACTTCCCGCGCAAGACCAACGTGCAATTCCTGCAAGTCCTCGACCGCGCCAACATCCGCATCGAGATCTGGGAGCGCGGCGCCGGCTACACGCTCGCCTCCGGCAGCAGCTCCAGCGCTGCGGCGGCCGTGGCGCACAAGCTCGGCCTCGTGGACGGCAACGTCACTGTGCACATGCCCGGCGGACAGATCGGCATCGAGATCGCCGACGACTTCGCCATCCGCATGACCGGCACCGTCAACAAGGTCGCCGACGGCGTCATGCACGAGGAACTCTTCGCCGTCAAAGTCTGACGGCCCACCAGGTGCCAGCGAAAGCGTGAGCCGCCGGCCTCACGGTCTCACGCCTCACACCCATTCCACCGGGGGTTTTTCGTCCCCGGCCGGGCGGGACGGCGCCTTGCCGCCCCCGTCCGGTTCCTCGCCGGCATCTCCCTCCTTCTCCGGCTTGCCCGGTTTTTCCGACTCCCCGCCGCTTCCGCCTTCCGCCTCGCCGAACGCCTTCCGCAGCTTTTCCCAGGACTCGGTCACTTTCGTCTTCGCCGCACCCCACCCGGACGCTCCAGCCTTGCCGAGTTCCCGGACCGCCTCGCGGAAATCCGCCAGCGCCTTGTCCAGCTTCGCCTTCATCTCGGGCGTGAGTTCCTTCGCCCCGGCCTTCCAGTCCGCGATTTTCTCGCCCGCCTTGTCCGCCAGCCTGTCGAGCTTCGCCGCCGCGGCGGTCCGCGCGTCATACGTCGTTTCGTCGAGCCAGGCGACGCCCCCGCGGGCAGCCACCTTCGCATCCTCGTAGAGTTCCCGGGATTTTTTCTTCGTCGCGTCCCACGCCTCCTCCGCTGCCTTCCCCGCCTTTTCGGAGAACGTCGCA harbors:
- a CDS encoding arginine biosynthesis protein ArgJ, encoding MPSTALTFSSRAEHRAWLASRAALPRGFRVGTARFDFTPAEAPKPARMTLTLIALDRPAESFAAMFTKNAFPGAPVIVGRRRLAEPALGAIIVNNKISNVCAPGGVETAERICAETGRLLGIPASAVLPSSTGVIGWTLPVEAMLQNLPQAAAALAADGSGDSVLPAAEGIVTTDLYPKVRSATVGAGGEGGAANAGRIVGIAKGAGMIEPNMATMLVYILTDVAVPRDALRAMLQRAVEVSFNRMSVDSDTSTSDTVVLVSSGAVSLSSSGGAAAQAAALAEFEAALTQVCRDLAEDVVRNGEGVRHVIRVEVKNAATAALACALGKAIVNAPLFKCAVAGNDPNVGRLVQAIGKHVGAHAPGIDLSRMRAEIGGIEIFARGAFQLDPQKELALVAHLKAAELYASRPTAEGVFTPPVDYPPHERCVEIVVDLGNGAETATVFGADLTHEYVSENADYRS
- a CDS encoding diaminopimelate epimerase (involved in lysine biosynthesis; DAP epimerase; produces DL-diaminopimelate from LL-diaminopimelate) produces the protein MRFHKYHALGNDYIVLDPADFPAWQPAPSVEQIRVVCHRNFGVGSDGILWGPLPSSQSEFGLRIFNPDGSEAEKSGNGLRIFSRYLWDAGLVKNPVFTIETPGGHVRSEIKEAGRLITVDMGRVSFDSARIPVAGAAREVINEKITVLDREFTFCAATIGNPHCVLPLPEVSAELAHKYGPHLETHAHFPRKTNVQFLQVLDRANIRIEIWERGAGYTLASGSSSSAAAAVAHKLGLVDGNVTVHMPGGQIGIEIADDFAIRMTGTVNKVADGVMHEELFAVKV
- a CDS encoding acetyl-CoA hydrolase; this encodes MSLPFRTLTAEEAASLINHGNTIGVSGFTPAGAAKVVPKALAARARAEHEAGRPFKVAIVSGASTGDSLDGELARADAISWRTPYQSNKSLRESINSGKTRFFDMHLSHLQQQVRCGFLGKFDWAIVEASDVTADGEIVLSTSVGASPTFLRTAEKVIIELNRYHSPKLRGFHDIYEPLDPPHRKVIPLENCSDRIGNAVVKVDPKKIVGIVESNKADEVGGFDPADELTNKIGANVAEFIANEIRVGRIPKEFLPLQSGVGNIANAVLGALGANPDIPAFEMFSEVIQDSVIGLIRSGKCKFATGTSLTIAPDLLKSIYEDLEFFRPRLLLRPQEITNNPEMVRRLGIITINTAIEVDIFGNVNSTHVMGSSLMNGIGGSGDFTRNAYISIFTCPSSAKGGKISTIVPLVSHMDHSEHSVQVVITENGIADLRGKDPNERARLIVEKCAHPEFRDQLLRYCEMAKKGHTPQTLANAFLMHQRFLETGDMRGVQWIG